CGATTAGCTGTAAAGTTTCTTCGTCGAGCAATTGTCCATGTTCTATACATTTTACGCCAGCCTCGATCGCTCTTCGAATTGCTCTTGGCGTATACGCATGGACGGTAACATAGGTTCCCCAATCTTCGGCTGCATCTACTGCCGCTTTCATCTCATCTAGTGTGTATTGGGTGACATCTACAGGATCATATGCTGAAGATGTTCCTCCGCCTGCCATGAGTTTAATTTGACTCGCTCCGAACCTCAGATTCTCTCTCACTGCAGTCAATACCTCATCACGGCCATCGGCGATGAATGTTGCTCCATATCGCTCCGCACGAGAGACCACTCCAAAAAAACGACGTGATTTTTCCTCCGGTGTCCGAAAATCTCCATGCCCCGCTGTTTGACTAACAACAGCACCAGAAGGCCATATTCTAGGGCCTAGAAGCTTACCCTTGTCGATTGCCGCCTTTAATGGAAATATAGGGCCACCGACATCTCGTACACTTGTAAAACCCCGCATTAACATCTGTTGCGCCGAGAGCCCCACCGTGTTGATCAAGAATTCCTCGGAAAGGTCATTTGTCATCATTTGAGGCATTGTCAAAGCTCCAAATACCAAATGGACATGTACATCAATCAATCCAGGCATTAGGGTTTTGCCTTTAGCATCTATTTTAACAATATTCTTACCTTGCACGTC
The DNA window shown above is from Sphingobacterium thalpophilum and carries:
- a CDS encoding amidohydrolase family protein; protein product: MRLRQLLTLCLCSAFAHVIQAQEKQVLIENVKLLDYKTQMLTPPKHVLINGNTIQTISTSPIDVQGKNIVKIDAKGKTLMPGLIDVHVHLVFGALTMPQMMTNDLSEEFLINTVGLSAQQMLMRGFTSVRDVGGPIFPLKAAIDKGKLLGPRIWPSGAVVSQTAGHGDFRTPEEKSRRFFGVVSRAERYGATFIADGRDEVLTAVRENLRFGASQIKLMAGGGTSSAYDPVDVTQYTLDEMKAAVDAAEDWGTYVTVHAYTPRAIRRAIEAGVKCIEHGQLLDEETLQLIAKKNIWLSLQNLVEDTPDMDPQRRIKRKPVIEGQEKVWPMAKKYGVKLAWGTDFLFEPDLNKLQNNFILRLQKWFTNAEIIKMITQDNGELLQLSGLRSPYPGKLGAVEEGALADLILVDGDPLKNLKLLADPEKNFLLIMKDGQIYKNSLKKQ